One genomic segment of Brassica napus cultivar Da-Ae chromosome A3, Da-Ae, whole genome shotgun sequence includes these proteins:
- the LOC106428333 gene encoding cytochrome P450 77A4 yields the protein MSLFSFSLGLTILVVIVSGLVFTLTRSNSKTKKRLNLPPGPPGWPVVGNLFQFARSGKQFFEYAEELKKTYGPIFTVRMGTRTMIILSDAALVHEALIQRGSLFATRPAENPTRTIFSCDKFTVNAAKYGPVWRSLRRNMVQNMLSSTRLKEFGSVRRSAMDKLIERIKSEGKEHDGLIWVLRNARFAAFCILLEMCFGIAMDEESIEKMDEMMKTVLMTVDPRIDDYLPILAPFFSKERRRALEVRREQVDLVVSLIEKRRRAIRNKTAPSFSYLDTLFDLKVEGRETAPSNEEIVTLCSEFLNGGTDTTGTAIEWGIAQLIANPEIQSRLYDEIRSTAGDRRIEEGDVDKMVFLQAFVKELLRKHPPTYFSLTHAVMETTSLGGYDVPAGVNVEVYIPGISEDPRIWSNPKKFDPDRFISGKEDADITGISGVKMIPFGVGRRICPGLGMATVHVHLMLARMVQEFEWSAYPTGCEIDFAGKTEFTVVMKNPLRAMVKPRV from the coding sequence ATGTCTCTCTTCTCCTTTTCTCTTGGTTTAACAATCCTTGTGGTTATCGTCTCCGGTTTAGTTTTCACTCTCACTCGAAGCAACTCAAAGACGAAGAAACGGTTAAACCTCCCTCCAGGTCCACCGGGTTGGCCGGTAGTCGGTAACCTATTCCAGTTCGCGCGCTCGGGGAAACAGTTTTTCGAATACGCAGAGGAGCTCAAGAAAACCTACGGCCCGATCTTCACAGTCAGGATGGGTACTCGTACGATGATCATCCTCTCCGACGCCGCACTAGTCCACGAAGCTCTGATCCAGCGCGGATCCCTCTTCGCCACCCGACCCGCCGAGAATCCGACCCGAACGATCTTCAGCTGCGATAAATTCACCGTCAACGCGGCCAAATACGGCCCGGTGTGGAGGTCCCTGAGGAGGAACATGGTCCAGAACATGCTCTCCTCGACCCGCCTCAAGGAGTTCGGATCCGTTAGACGATCCGCCATGGATAAACTCATCGAACGGATCAAATCGGAAGGTAAAGAGCACGACGGTTTAATCTGGGTGCTTCGAAACGCGAGATTCGCCGCGTTTTGCATTCTGTTAGAGATGTGTTTCGGAATCGCGATGGATGAGGAGTCGATCGAGAAGATGGACGAGATGATGAAGACGGTCCTGATGACGGTGGATCCGCGAATCGACGATTACCTCCCGATCCTCGCTCCCTTCTTCTCCAAAGAGAGGAGGCGAGCTCTCGAAGTCCGCCGCGAACAGGTCGATCTCGTCGTGAGCCTCATCGAGAAGCGACGGAGAGCGATTCGGAATAAAACGGCGCCGTCTTTCTCTTACCTCGACACGCTCTTCGATCTAAAAGTCGAGGGACGCGAAACGGCGCCGTCTAACGAAGAGATCGTGACTCTCTGCTCGGAGTTTCTCAACGGGGGAACGGACACGACGGGGACGGCGATCGAGTGGGGGATCGCGCAGCTGATCGCGAACCCCGAGATTCAATCTCGGCTCTACGATGAGATTAGATCGACGGCTGGAGATCGTCGGATCGAGGAGGGTGACGTGGATAAAATGGTCTTTTTGCAAGCGTTCGTTAAAGAGCTTCTCCGGAAACATCCTCCGACTTATTTCTCGCTGACGCACGCGGTCATGGAAACTACGTCACTTGGAGGTTACGACGTTCCCGCGGGCGTTAACGTCGAGGTTTATATTCCCGGTATAAGCGAGGACCCGAGGATCTGGTCTAATCCGAAAAAGTTTGACCCGGACCGGTTTATTTCGGGTAAGGAGGATGCTGACATAACCGGGATCAGTGGAGTGAAGATGATTCCGTTTGGTGTTGGCCGTCGGATCTGTCCTGGGCTTGGAATGGCGACCGTACACGTGCACCTTATGCTTGCGAGGATGGTTCAAGAGTTTGAGTGGAGTGCATATCCAACCGGATGCGAGATTGACTTCGCCGGTAAAACAGAGTTCACGGTGGTGATGAAGAATCCATTGAGAGCCATGGTTAAACCAagggtttaa
- the LOC106428341 gene encoding uncharacterized protein HI_0077, producing MDSETLIESAIRVLNTADPYKKARLGDSIAVKWLQGAISEPYDPTVDLPVLDRPARLTNVKLVSPSLMPKLGKAGSLQSRQAIVHSLVHIESWAVDLSWDIIARFGKQEKMPREFFTDFVRVAQDEGRHFTLLAARLEEIGSRYGAFPAHDGLWDSATATSQDLLARLAIEHCVHEARGLDVLPTTISRFRNGGDNETADLLERVVYPEEITHCAAGVKWFKYLCARSKNPEVTVNSVEADDISEEIIQKFHSVVREHFRGPLKPPFNAEARKAAGFGPQWYEPLAVKESSNA from the exons atggatAGCGAAACCCTAATTGAATCGGCGATTAGAGTTCTGAACACAGCCGACCCATACAAAAAAGCGCGGCTTGGAGATTCGATTGCAGTCAAATGGCTCCAAGGCGCTATCTCCGAACCGTACGATCCCACCGTCGATCTCCCCGTCTTGGACAGGCCAGCTCGTCTCACCAAC GTAAAACTGGTGTCTCCGAGTCTGATGCCAAAGCTGGGAAAAGCTGGTAGCTTGCAGAGCAGGCAAGCTATTGTTCACAGTCTTGTTCATATTGAAAGCTGGGCAGTTGACTTATCATGG GATATAATTGCTCGTTTTGGCAAGCAAGAGAAGATGCCGAGAGAGTTCTTTACGGACTTTGTTCGTGTAGCTCAGGACGAAGGCCGTCACTTCACGCTGCTTGCAGCTCGGCTTGAGGAGATTGGTTCTCGTTACGGTGCATTCCCTGCCCATGACGGTCTTTGGGACTCTGCAACCGCTACTTCTCAGGATCTCTTGGCTCGCTTGGCTATAGAGCATTGCGTTCACGAG GCTAGGGGGCTAGATGTATTGCCCACGACGATATCGAGGTTTAGGAACGGAGGGGATAACGAGACAGCAGATTTACTGGAGAGAGTTGTGTACCCTGAAGAAATCACTCACTGTGCAGCTGGAGTAAAATGGTTCAAGTATCTATGTGCACGGTCCAAGAATCCTGAAGTTACCGTCAACAGCGTAGAAGCAGATGATATCAGTGAAGAGATAATCCAAAAGTTTCATTCGGTAGTAAGAGAGCATTTTAGAGGTCCGTTGAAACCGCCTTTTAATGCCGAAGCAAGAAAAGCTGCTGGTTTTGGCCCTCAATGGTATGAACCTCTTGCTGTCAAAGAGAGCAGCAATGCCTAG
- the LOC106428296 gene encoding uncharacterized protein LOC106428296, with translation MPSVGMRRTTRVFGVVKAADGARVLRSGRRIWPNNDEPKAKRAHDAVDPDWDCKGGKVFAEKQQHDKGEDFTVVKRRRVRTEAVGDGKCVDTKFGIVYNRKRKRLCDQSSGGSSDLKFYRRRTRRLCGPVIALTVDWSCGDCWLSTVFGLVMRYLRREELSLRTLASFFLSQPINDDFADHGVRFLEEPTSLSSRGVCKFFGGVDCLPLLSADFAAIPRFFMDMHLTLFLRDAPRSFAFVKMSLYLLNNPVVEETDSESELVSSPPCHPRRASNVQYKGNLGFHSIQKRRRSLRRRRVRNLSHSGHKLYNGTSVFELSWRNRTSAAAVSTRRLRSSVLNNSNEISVVPKPLTKEEIDSLRCSVNILVLGSDRCTREEGFSAVLEFVSSKEWFVVIKKEGEIRYKLKARKTMRPCSCNRFTHSVVWVGDNGWKLEFCERRDWLGFKEIYKECYERNVLEQSAKVIHIPGVTEVCGYAENIDALPSFSMPVPYISVKEDEVSRAMARSTAIYDMDSEDEEWLERQNEAMLGGEDEKSSQQLHQDTFELMIDGFEKYYFHNPADDLLDEKAASVASLSYLGRQDVVEAVYDYWARKRKQRKAPLLRIFQGHQVKKTPLFFKPVFRKRRSFKRQGSQLHGKSKQSSLVSVKAAKLEAWEGQNVFLRVEKAKALADTSMEIAMAKRRRAQVLAENADLAVYKAMLARRIAQAVKVVADSSGEVADASLFLN, from the exons ATGCCTTCAGTGGGTATGAGACGCACCACGAGGGTATTCGGGGTGGTTAAAGCCGCGGACGGAGCTCGGGTCCTCCGCTCGGGTCGCCGGATTTGGCCCAATAACGACGAGCCCAAGGCCAAGCGGGCCCATGACGCTGTGGATCCAGATTGGGACTGCAAAGGGGGCAAAGTCTTCGCTGAGAAGCAACAACACGACAAAGGAGAAGACTTTACCGTCGTGAAACGGAGGAGAGTGAGAACGGAAGCTGTCGGAGATGGGAAGTGTGTGGATACTAAGTTTGGGATTGTATATAATAGAAAAAGGAAGAGACTTTGTGACCAATCAAGTGGTGGTAGTTCAGACCTCAAGTTTTATCGCAGGCGGACAAGACGACTATGTGGTCCTGTGATTGCTCTTACAGTAGATTGGTCTTGTGGGGATTGCTGGTTGTCGACTGTTTTTGGTTTGGTGATGAGGTACTTGAGGAGGGAAGAGCTGAGTCTGCGTACGCTTGCGTCTTTCTTCTTATCTCAACCTATCAACGACGACTTTGCAGATCATGGCGTGAGGTTTCTTGAG GAGCCTACTTCCCTTAGCTCAAGGGGTGTATGCAAGTTCTTTGGGGGCGTGGATTGTCTTCCTCTCTTGTCAGCTGATTTTGCTGCCATTCCTCGATTTTTCATGGATATGCATTTGACTCTGTTCCTCAGAGATGCGCCACGCTCCTTTGCTTTCGTAAAGATGTCTCTTTATTTGCTAAACAATCCAGTTGTTGAAGAAACTGATTCAGAGTCTGAGTTAGTTTCATCTCCACCTTGTCATCCGAGGAGAGCCTCAAATGTTCAGTATAAAGGCAATTTAGGGTTTCACAGTATCCAGAAGAGGAGAAGATCCTTAAGAAGGAGGAGAGTGAGGAATCTTTCGCATAGCGGACACAAGTTGTACAATGGAACGTCTGTTTTCGAATTATCATGGAGAAACAGGACATCAGCAGCAGCAGTATCTACGAGAAGGCTTAGAAGTTCGGTGCTAAACAACTCAAATGAGATTAGTGTCGTTCCAAAACCGTTGACAAAAGAGGAGATTGATTCTCTACGTTGTTCTgtgaatattttggttttgggttCAGACAGATGCACCAGAGAAGAAGGTTTCAGTGCCGTGTTGGAGTTCGTTTCTTCAAAGGAGTGGTTCGTTGTTATCAAGAAGGAAGGGGAAATCAGATATAAGCTCAAGGCGAGGAAGACTATGAGACCTTGCTCGTGCAACAGGTTCACACATTCTGTAGTGTGGGTAGGGGACAATGGTTGGAAGCTTGAGTTTTGCGAGAGACGAGATTGGCTCGGTTTCAAGGAGATTTATAAAGAGTGCTATGAACGGAATGTGTTGGAACAGAGTGCGAAAGTCATTCATATACCTGGAGTAACAGAAGTGTGTGGCTATGCAGAGAATATTGATGCTTTGCCTTCATTTTCTATGCCGGTTCCATATATATCTGTGAAAGAAGATGAGGTTTCAAGGGCCATGGCTCGAAGCACTGCCATCTATGACATGGATTCTGAGGATGAAGAGTGGCTGGAGAGGCAGAACGAGGCAATGCTTGGTGGAGAAGATGAGAAGTCGTCTCAACAACTTCATCAAGATACTTTTGAACTGATGATTGATGGGTTTGAAAAGTACTACTTCCATAACCCTGCCGATGATCTCTTGGATGAGAAAGCAGCTAGTGTAGCTAGTCTTTCGTATTTGGGTAGGCAAGATGTGGTTGAAGCGGTGTATGATTACTGGGCGAGGAAAAGGAAGCAGAGAAAAGCACCACTCCTCAGAATTTTCCAG GGTCATCAAGTTAAGAAGACTCCTCTATTTTTCAAACCTGTGTTTCGGAAAAGAAGATCTTTCAAAAGACAGGGGAGTCAACTCCATGGCAAATCCAAACAGTCAAGTCTCG TGTCTGTAAAGGCGGCTAAACTGGAAGCTTGGGAGGGACAAAACGTTTTTCTTAGAGTGGAAAAAGCCAAAGCCTTGGCTGATACATCTATGGAGATTGCCATGGCCAAAAGAAGAAGAGCTCAGGTTCTTGCAGAGAATGCAGATTTGGCTGTTTACAAAGCCATGCTGGCTCGTAGGATTGCACAAGCCGTGAAAGTAGTAGCTGATTCAAGCGGCGAGGTGGCTGATGCATCCCTTTTCTTGAACTGA
- the LOC106428350 gene encoding phytol kinase 1, chloroplastic yields the protein MAAALPLSPVSHQLCRRSNRFWYNALTPRFCSPVFSTTSPCLIGVKGIGSSSQLRPRHPLISSAASTDYLLHDVGATVAVLGGAYALVLLFESLTKRDVIPQRLSRKLVHILSGLLFVLSWPIFSASTEARYFAAFVPLVNGLRLVVNGLSVSPNSTLIQSVTREGRPEELLKGPLFYVLALLVAAVFFWRDSPTGMISLAMMCGGDGIADIMGRKYGSYKIPYNPRKSLAGSISMFIFGFFISIGLLYYYSSLGYLHMNWETTFTRVAIVSLVATLVESLPITDQIDDNVSVPLATILAAYLSFGY from the exons ATGGCGGCAGCCTTACCTTTATCTCCGGTTAGCCATCAGTTATGTCGGAGAAGCAACAGGTTCTGGTACAACGCTTTGACTCCCAGGTTCTGTTCGCCGGTTTTCTCGACTACTTCTCCCTGTCTCATCGGCGTGAAAGGAATCGGCTCGTCGAGTCAGTTACGGCCACGCCACCCTCTGATCTCTTCAGCGGCTTCGACTGATTATCTATTGCATGACGTCGGAGCCACGGTGGCAGTTCTTGGTGGAGCCTACGCGCTTGTCTTACTCTTCGAGAGTCTCACGAAGCGAGACGTGATTCCACAG AGATTGAGCAGAAAGCTTGTGCATATACTCTCAGGTCTGCTTTTCGTACTCTCGTGGCCAATCTTCAG CGCATCAACGGAGGCTCGATACTTTGCTGCTTTTGTTCCGTTAGTGAATGGCCTAAGGCTTGTTGTCAATGGATTATCTGTCTCCCCTAACTCCACGCTAATCCAATCCGTCACTAGGGAAGGACGACCAGA AGAGTTGCTTAAAGGTCCATTGTTCTACGTTCTAGCCCTTCTCGTTGCTGCGGTTTTCTTCTGGAGAGATTCTCCTACCGGTATGATCTCGCTGGCAATGATGTGTGGTGGCGACG GAATAGCTGATATCATGGGACGTAAGTACGGATCATACAAGATACCTTACAACCCAAGAAAGAGCTTGGCGGGAAGCATCTCCATGTTCATATTCGGCTTCTTCATCTCCATCGG ATTACTTTACTATTACTCAAGCCTTGGGTATCTTCACATGAACTGGGAAACAACCTTTACGAGAGTCGCGATTGTCTCATTGGTCGCTACGTTGGTTGAGTCACTACCCATCACCGATCAAATAGACGACAACGTTTCGGTTCCTCTGGCTACTATTTTGGCTGCTTACCTAAGTTTTGGATATTAG